CAGGATCTTTTTAAACTAATAATTTGTTCAGCAAACCTTTCTTTCCGAAAATGAAAAGGTGTACTTCCTCCCTTTTCAAGTTATTAAAATGCTGAAAAAGGTCAACCTCACCCAATCCTTTTGCAAATTATGACAAATTTTGGGTTTGTAATGTCTGAACTAATAAATACTGTCTATCCAGAAAAAGTGCTTGGATGCTCAGAGTTTCATATGATAGACCATGTGATATGTGTTAACAGGAGGTCGTGGTGTTCGGCATACCCTTTTCAATTTCATTGCAGTCAGATCAGACTTATGGGAAGAAATGAACCCAGGTTAGAAAAGATGATGATTTTGTTTGAAGAGCCCTATTGGATATTTCTGACTTGAAAGGTTTTCATATAATGGTGTCATCCCTGCCCTGCACTACCACCACTACAAAGCCTCCCAGAATTCTACTTTCCCTGGAGCATATTGCCAAGAATAATCAATGCCTGGATCACAATAAACAAGACCACCCACAGATTTCTTGTAGAATTTAAGAGCTAAATGAGACTACACACCCATCAGTCCCAATGCCAGCTGTCATGGACACAAGGGAGGGGGCTTTCAGACTTGTAGTAACTAGATTAGCCCATCCTGGCATGTCATAGGCACATAATAACACTTGTTGACTGAGTGACAGTTATACATTACCCAACAGAACCATCCACAAATAGGTTTTCCCACTGCATATTGTGGTACAGATGTTCTTCTGAGAACCAGCTACAAGTCAAAATGGTAACATGGGATTGGAagagagtggggggaagggggacgGTGAAGATCCACTACAAATTGTGGCCAAGATTCTCCTCAATCCTCATCCTGTCagcagggagaaggaagaaaagataaaggtAGTGGAAACAATCGTCAAGCTTGGCCTCAGGCACTACCCCCTTCCCAACACATGGGCAGGAAGTGATGGGGGGGAGCTGAGTCTGGCTtcattcaagattcagctcaaatcctgctcatgcttctaggacctcaaggccacatgtggtcctgaagtgcggccctttgactgaatccaaacttcacatgatgtttggattcagtcaaagggctgcacttgaggaccttgagggccacatgtggccttaaggccacaggttccccacccctgtcctagaccAAAAGTGTCAAACATGCCACCTGCATGAGTGAGtgaggccagaaccagattaaaatgtaattagaaaatatttaacaaaacaaacaaaaacacaatagaacatagataatgttaatgtataGTGAGTATTTTTGGTTTCCTAAATTGATATGCAGCCCACACCAATCCTTTTGTACTATTTAGTGGCCCTCCCTCTATTTGATTCTGACACCACTGTCCtagaccctttcagggggtccatgaggtcaaaactatttataataatactaagatgctttaatttctaatgtgataaatatagatataaaccACAGAAACAAAAGCTCCTTAGGATAtcctcaatcatttttaaatgtcaaGGGGTCCTAATATACCAAAAAGTATGAGAACTACTGATCTAACCTACTCTTCTCCTTTTGTTGAGAAGATTTTAAGGTGGAAGAAAGATAGATAAGAAGTGTCAAAGACAGGACTAGAACCCTGGTATCCTAAGAACCacgaaatagaagaaaagaaaaagtttcttAATGTGAGCCTGCTAATGTAAAAGTTGTTAAAGACACTATCCCATAACAAAAGCTATCTGTTAATACAAAACACTGTGTAAATGTATTTCACCCTCAGGCAGGcctagaaaattaaattaaagaatattcattcaatataaaaataatcttactttccaaaaacaaattcctttattttccatAAGAATGTTAGTCTACACAGCACTACTGGCACTGGAAGTCCTTTTAATGGAAAAGAATGGAttactccccccaccctctcccaGCCAGTCTTCAGTTGCAACAAAATTATTCTGTGCCTTCTAATAATTTCCTAGCTGATCATGCTTGATACTTAGGTTCTGGGTTTCTATTTGGGCTCCCAGAAACACTTTCCATCACTCtgtgtgggttggataattgtgaagacttcacagggtatgtctaagggagaggtactgggatttggccttgtaattttgggaaggcatgcccttcccctccccccctcccagatattagaagataatgaacttcctgtgagctgtttgttctctgctccaggaagggtctctccttcccccatcccatatctcctcctagactttcagaggccaccttggcagttgagttctgatagggaaaaacctgaacgaaccggatcaatcttggtcctctgtgtagttttctcgcctagattgtaagcccgcctctcagtcaatggtgagaagggatagaggtgggtgggaatcttcttcattaaaactataaattaaggaaggttctcttttaccttgcctcctcccttatggaggtgtgcccaagtcttgcaaaGTTTGTAGAATAAagttactttgtttctcttaaagatgtctctcctattatttaaagatTCTGTCCCATACAACTCTGACATGGGCTACTagattataaatattttgctacTGTGCAAATGAGTGGATTAATTACTCCTCCctccaaaagaatttttaaaaaatattttctgaaatcaAAAACCCAAATGAATTTAGAACAAGATTTTTTAAGCCCCACAGAGAAAATTAATTGCATTTAGCATTCTTTCTGTTGTATGTGATAGTGAAACAATAGATTCTAACATATGACCTTGTCAATTCCTTTAGCTAAAATGCAATTGTCTTGTCAGCTGCTAATTATTTTTAGCTAAAGTAACAATCCATTTAAGAACATTTACTCAGTATTATTATACATTCTGGAATTTTTAAGGGGAGGCTTGCAAATGTTAATAGTGAAGATTTGATTTTATACTATGAATATAAAAATGGAGCCTTAGAAGCAACATGAGCAACAGTAGAAAGATCAGAAACGATAGGTTCATttctttagagctagaagggagctcagagaccatctagcccaaacTCCTCATTCTAAGacaactgaggccccaagaggttaAATTCTTTGCCAAGATCACTGATGAATCTGAGAAACTTCCCTTAGTTTTTCATAAAGTCCAGTTTTATTCTATAcgtttttatttcattcaaattcaattcaagcatttatcaagcacctactagatGCATGGCACTGAGCTAGAGGCtgaggagaccaaaaaaaaaaaaaaaagcagccccAGCCCTCGCAGAGGTTACATGAATGGTGGTTGTTGCTGtacagtcatttctgactctttatgaccccatttggggttttcttggcaaagatgctgcaatggtttgccattacttctccagttcgtttgacagatgaggaaactgagataaacagggttaaatgaattgcccaggattacactgctagtaagtatgaggttggatttgaactcagacaatgagtctttcctgactcctggtccagcatTCTagtcactgtgccccctagccaCCCCCAGCTTACGTTCATTCTACTATAAATAAGTAACTACATGTTGCACACAGTGCACTaagaatgattgattgattgattccctaGGTTTGTAATTTATAAGTGACGAATTTCCAAATATGTTGTGAAAATATGGTGATGCCCTTTGCCCAATGTCTCAAAAGCCTTCTAACAATGTACTCAATTCATGTAACTATCAGTTGAAGGCTCATAAGTCTTAACTTCACGTTCAGGTGAAAACACATCTACCACAAATATATTCTGGAGGTTATAATGCTTTTTATTGAATGCAAAAAGAGCCAAATGATGAAaactaacatttttcttttcaatctgGAATCAAGACAATGATAATTCTTGAAATATAACACCTGAAACAATCATGCTAGAAAAGAGAATTTCTCAGtaagtataaatattatttgacAGTTACTTCATTGAAtagatgtaaaaatatttatgttcTATTTCCTGTAAGTATGGAAAATTTATATTCACCAAGGCCACTATAAATTGCTAAAGCAATTACTCAAAGAAATAGAACTTTTTAATTTTAGGATTAAAGCTCCTTTAGAGACTACAGATGTATCAACTGTCATCTTacacaaaatacaatactcattatTTCATCGTTCACCCTCTAAAATAAAGTATCTCACTCAAAGACTTTTTGAATATATTTCCAACTTAAAGTTTGGGCCATTTATGAGCTTCTGTCTCCTGGTTTCTTCCTATTTGTCTTTTCTATCATTGTTTCTACAATCACTGCTGTTTCTTCATAAGTCTGAATTCGATCAGTTGAAAATTTCTCAATGGATTCTACCACCTCTACCTTCTCATAGGTCATGGATCCGTGGGGGCCTTTTTCTAGTAGCCCTTTATCTGCTGCCTCAGAAGCTTTATCTTTCCTGATCTTCTGTGAATGGCCTGCAGTTTGTCCATTTGGGCCATGTATGACTACTGGACAGGGCTTCACAGCCCCCTTATCTTTTGGAATGTCATCAATTTTTTCTCCCATCTTCTTCTGATCTCCATTTTTACTTTCATCCTTTTCATCTCCAGAATGTTCTTGACTTTTGCATTCATCATCATGTTCCTCTGGCTCATCTTCTCCGTTCGGGCATGGGGGTTCAGGCAGCTCAGGTATTGGCTCCACATCATCGCCGTCACATATCTGTTCAATAGAAACAACAATCCCACCTTTTGCTGGGATGGATGAGGAACAAAAGTCAGGGTCTACATAGCTGGCATCCCCTGTAACAAGTACATGACGCCCTTTGGTATAAAGATCAGATTGAGGCTCAGGTCCTTTGTCACTTCTTACTCTCCCTTTAATAATATTACACATTTTACCAAAGGCTTTGCTTATCTGTGCACCATCTGGTACATCCTCTGGGTCTACTTCTTGTTTTAGGGTCCCTGGTTCTTCATGCCTCACTTCCAGTTTGGATTGGCGCTCATCTTGAAGCTGCACCTGGTCTTTGCCCTCCCCAGATTTTTTGACTAGTTGGTCCTCTAAAGGGTCATCTGATTTGTCTTTAGCTGTAATCTCCTTTTTTCTTGAAGCTTTCTTTGGTAGACCTTTTTGTCTTGGTTTTACAGTTGTTATATCCTGCATGGCCCGggtgatatcttaaaaaaaaaaaagtcactagtTTGAATGTCaccatataaaacaaaatataaatattttccattttaaaataatccaaaacaaacattttgggaacaaaaacaaaggaaataaagagtttattatattttcctAGGATCTAGCATTAAGGGGCACCTTAGAGATATCTACTTGAGTTCTTCACCTGGGGTCCATaactttttcaaatattttgataactaaatttcagtataattggtttcctttgtaattctacgtattctgttttatgcatttaaaaacattctgaggagtccgtaggcttcaccagacagccaTTGGggtctatgatacaaaaaaggctCAGAACCCCTCAGCTAGCCcaaacccttcactttacagatgaggaaactgaggttcagggaagtgaaatgatttaATCCCACATCTCACTATCAGTAATTAGCAGAATTAGAGtacgaacccaggtcttctgacttcatatTCTATATTCTTTCTATTCGTATAATGAAATTATAATGTTGGGAGGGGTAGTAAGGGGACATGCCTTTAGCATATATTTTAAAGTATAGTCTATTTTTCTGATTAGAAAATTTGTCAATTTTGTTATCAAAACTTCAAGCATTGTGGATTTGTGTATATCACATTGCATTCATGTATGGATTTATTTTAGATGTTAGCAAAATAAGTGCCCCCACTTAAAAACCTGCATTTTCCgtaagattgatttttttaaaaattaggattatACTTTAGGTCAATAGGAAATTTCCCCAGGAGCAAATTGTTTATTTACTTTTTGGAGGTACATGAACTCAGGCACAAGGGTACCATTTAAGACATTACATGGATTGTCTTCAATCTCAAAAACAGTGTTACTGGCAATGTTGTTCTCCATCTGTGCAAGCGGAATTGAAAAGTCCAAGATATCAACAATAATATTTCACTGAATTGCATATAGGGACTTTAATACAGCTTTGCAGCTATAACTTCTCCTCTTCCATTAGGGAGATGACATTTTGTCACTTCGTACACTTGGTAACATTCACCCACCTACAAGATAGATCTGTAAGATTGCCTAATGACAGAGAGGATTATGGTTTATATGTGATCAAACTCAGTTTCCAGAGTGACTGCATCTTCTCCCTTATGGGGTTCTGCTCAAAGTCAGTCTCTTTGTTATTAGCTCGCTGCATGTAGTCTAATTAAAAGCTTTTTGccaacattcctttttttttcagcatgcctttaaaaaaggtgggggaggggggacacaAAAATTATATTAGAGAGGAAGTAAGTTATGGTAACTAGTGAGGTTGCTGTCATTTAATTCCAAAAAGTCATATGATTTCCAGAGACACTGTATGCTCAAACCCTTCAGAACTTTCTGTAGCCTTCATTGAAAAACACTGCAAGAGAAGCCCTACCATTAGATATTATCAGCGCTAccgttttctctttctttctaaaatgCTCTATTCATTCAAACCCTAAGTGGTTTGATTTCTGATTGCGTATCCACACTCTGCACAGAACTGTTTTGGTTTATGTCTGTAGTGTTTTAAGTAAAATGTCCAATTATTTAGTGTTACAGACATCTTCATTACTGCCATTTGAAGCAGATTCATCACTGAGAAGCATTACCAAGAAGTAAAATAATGTCATTTTGCCCTGATGGTAAGCTCCATTAAATCAtaccaataaaacaaaattgtctTTTGTGAGATAGGCCAGGTTTGTGAGAAAAACCTATTTCTACTTCATTTCGAAGTAAGGTAATACACTGCAACCACATATTTCCCTTAGCATCTTGAATTAAATGGTTCTCGGTGTAATCTACCTCTCATTCAGAACAACATCTGGGCCCCTCTCAGTCTAGATTACagtcatttatttagcacctactgcaTACTGGGTGTGAGGGAGGAAAGCAACACACTCATATCTGACATGCTCCCTTAATgataacatttttagaaagaatgaaaggacatGCAGATAAAGGTCTGAAACAAGCTTTCTCTTCACTCCCCAAAAGATGAAAGGCTTTGTTTTGATAGAGAGCGAGACAGCAGAGAATATTACCTTTTCTGCTGGAAGGCAGGTTGTAAGAAGCTTGGTAGCTCTGAGTAAAAAGTGTGATCGGTGTTCCCACTATAGCAGAATTCAGCCTAACAAAAACAAACGGAAGGAATTTTATTTCCACAGCTATTTCTTCAATTAgttataatactttaaaaaaaaacccagggagCAAGATTGACTCTTTAAGCAAAATAAAGATATGGTCTCTATATCAAATTAATCTTGTCACTAATCATTTCAAATAGTATTtgatttaataatagtaataataataataatacacacatatttgtgttgCCAAGATCGTAATCCATCTATAACTCAGTAGGTAAAATTTAGAAAGTTACCTGAAACTCAGTGAGATTATGGGACGTGCCTAGAGTCTCAATGTGAAAAGTAACACTTCAGCATAGGCCTTCCTAATCTTAAAGTTACCACTCCATCTGCCACACAAGGCTGCCTCTCATAATATATGGAAGGCAGGAGTGATATAGAGTGCCTCTGATCAACCTGAGTCCTTCCTCTGCCTCTATTCCATGTAATAGAGTCTAGGGCACAAAGGGCCACCTCCAATGGTGTTAGACAGGTGCCATGATTCCTTGCTGGAATTCACACAGTGAATTCTCCACTCAAAGGGTAATGACCAAGACCGAATACATTAATTTCTCAGTATCACTAATTCCTGACCCATGCTCATAAAAGTCAGTCACTCTACTAGCATTTATCAAGgacctactatgttctgggcactgggtgaagcactgggaatacaaaataaggaggaaaaaaactagtccctgatttcaaggatctcacaatctaatgggggagaaaacacgcAAATAACTATGAAAACaagataaacaaattagaagtaGTCTTGGGAGGTAAGAtgattaaggaagactgggaaaggcttcttatagaatgTGGAGCTTttgttgaatcttgaaggaaaccagagaagccaagagatggagatgaggagggagagagtttcaaGCATTAGGGGCAGCCAATGGAAAtgcacagagttgggagatggagtgtcttgttccagGAACAACTAAGAGGACAGTATCATTGTATTGTACAGTAGGTGGAAgagaataagatgtaagaagaatgaaaaggtaggaagTAGCCAGGTTAAAAAGGGACTttaaagtcaaacagaggttttATATTTGAGCTAAGAGGTGAAAAGGAGCTGATGGAGTTGATTGAATATGGGGGTAACAATCAGACCTATGCAACCAGCTTTTTAGGACATCAGTTTTACAGCTGAATGGAGGCtggactggagtggggggagactcgaggcaaggagaccaaacaGCAGACTATAGCAAGAATCCAAACATAAGGAGATAAGGGCCTGGACCAGGATGGTTGCAatgtcaaagaagagaataggGCATTTGTGAAAGATGCTATGAGGGTAGAAGCAGTAGGCCCTGACAAGTGCTTGAATATTGGAGGTGacagagagtgaagagttgaggaaactcttgggaacaggaaaaagaaaggcgGAAAAGGGCAGTCATGGAGTCGAGGTCCAATCTCAGGCTAAGCAAATCACACCTGCCATGAGTACAaatctcttctcccccttctggGAATCCAAGGGAGAAAATGCACTGGAAAAGAGCCCCCAAAGAGATAAGGGTATGTAAAGATATATAAGCTTTTTAGGCTATGGAAAAGACAAGAATCTGCCCCACCACACCCCTACTCTCAGTCACCTATCAGCAAAAGGTAGTTCCAGTCACTGGAAAAGATCCATCCCCTATGATTTTATCAAGAAGCATAGCAACCAAGGGAGACAAAATTATCAGAAGCTCTCTTGATCAACTTCCCATTACAAATACACATTCTTTGTATACCAAAGAGCCAATGTTTGGGTCTCTCCAC
This region of Trichosurus vulpecula isolate mTriVul1 chromosome 3, mTriVul1.pri, whole genome shotgun sequence genomic DNA includes:
- the BFSP1 gene encoding filensin, with amino-acid sequence MYRSTYLRETRKEKYERADELHGSGELSSLGQAQGLEHLQELNERFANYINWARGLEQRNAIFRKQLETFQRLDELTSLEEAFSEQIELNLQRARDLAIDRAKLEREDKDAQRVLDEFRNKYQNECEYQLLLKETLERLNKEADEALLHNLELQIESQFLQDDISAAKDRYKKNLLEIQTYVSVLQQIIQNTPPVSTIAIGINEEKLIAERRVPILQSQLEEYKGILAQLQMQKSKLQAETVTLEQTIKNTQESYDDEIQLYNEQIETLRRDTEDAERMLEKYTNDCRQLAIYQQSLENELERYKRIIENEDNRLNSAIVGTPITLFTQSYQASYNLPSSRKDITRAMQDITTVKPRQKGLPKKASRKKEITAKDKSDDPLEDQLVKKSGEGKDQVQLQDERQSKLEVRHEEPGTLKQEVDPEDVPDGAQISKAFGKMCNIIKGRVRSDKGPEPQSDLYTKGRHVLVTGDASYVDPDFCSSSIPAKGGIVVSIEQICDGDDVEPIPELPEPPCPNGEDEPEEHDDECKSQEHSGDEKDESKNGDQKKMGEKIDDIPKDKGAVKPCPVVIHGPNGQTAGHSQKIRKDKASEAADKGLLEKGPHGSMTYEKVEVVESIEKFSTDRIQTYEETAVIVETMIEKTNRKKPGDRSS